The Ptychodera flava strain L36383 chromosome 14, AS_Pfla_20210202, whole genome shotgun sequence genome segment GTCAAGTATAGTTTCAAGTACTTCACAGTACAAACTGTGTACTGACAATGTTAACACTCAACATCAGTTAAATGGTTCTGGTATCATATAACCACAATGGTAGGGCTTTGTCTAAATGACAACAGTATTATTGTTATCATGTGAATAGCAAATTTCCACCAAAATAGTGATGAAAACCACAAATTCACTTCTCAGGACCAGCAATACACTGCAACAGTAAATCAGTAAATAGAAGCACAAAACAGACCCAGTTTGTCATCAGTCAGAGCTGTCCATATGATTCTACACCTGGTAACAAATACAtgattgttgatcattggtatcACCACACAATACATGCACTGTTTGTATCATTAACAATTCAATGCTaagcatttgaaaattaaattttcacctGTTTGCTACGTACTGATAAAAAGAAACCCTGTCTCTCTTACAGATATCCCTTGAACATGaaattttacttcatccaagaTATTTTGGTCCAAATCTACTCAACACTGTCAAGCAAAAACTATTCACAGAAGTAGAAGGAACTTGCACAGGGAAGTAAGTATGCTTTGTTGTCTGACATTTGCCTTCACattgaattttgatttcaatttctgaTTGCTATGAGAACGTAACTGCCTGCCTTTTACTCTTCTTACGTCAATTAATCTGTAATACATTAAtcatacaaaaaataatatgccTTGATTCCAAATTCGCTGGATTAAATTTCATTCGTCTGATGTTGCAGCAAATTTATTTGTACTACACATGAGTTCAAAGGACAAACATGTTGGCAAGATGGATTATAACTTTCATCACATATAACgtcattgaaatgaaatatccAATCTTATTCAGGTATGGATTTGTGATAGCAGTGACAACGATAGATAACATAGGAGCCGGAATGATCCAGCCAAGCAGAGGATTTGTCAAATATCCAGTCAAATACAAGGCTATTGTTTTCAGACCATTCAAAGGAGAAGTGGTTGATGCTGTAGTCACTCAGGTTAACAAGGTCAGTCTGTGTTTAATTTCAACTTGTGTCGCCCTCCAACAGGGTTGGCAACTTTGGTAGAATTTATATCACTGGTTGTTGCCTTCTGCTAGAATGCGATAAAAAAGCAAGAATTGGCAGAGGGTACTTAGTTTGAAACTTTTTATCTGAGATCTTACTGAAAACTATAGATACAAAAATTTGAGGTATGTTCTGTGTGAATAGTCAGCTTAGCTTAGCAGTCAAACTTACACACACTGACACAGTTTGCAAGCTTTGTCATGGCTTTAATCCTAAGACTCTTTTTGCTCTCACAGAGTGGCTTTAAAGTGATTATTATCATTTGACAGTACTTCAGCCCTGAATGGAGGCTTTGAAACCCAAAGTGCAGAACACTTTACTGAACAATCTGAGTGTCACATTTCCCCTGCCACCCATACATTTTCCTAGTACATGTAGTTTTACCTagaagaaattaaaatataagATTTTCACATGATGAATTATAAGAATAATATCACATGTGCAGATGTTAGAATGTCTTCCATCGATGAGgaaatcattttaaaatctGAACAGAAACTCTTCTCACTGTTCTCCGATTTCTGTtccataatatgcaaattattaagtTGATCCATGAAGACAGACCAACTGAAAGGTATTGACAATTGTCATTGTCTTGGTTTGTggattttttaacaattttgtaACTACTGCATGCCATTGAAACAattgactttgaaattcctgCTCGGGAGCTAAAACCATGAGGAGAGGCATTTTCACTTGGCTGTAATTATCATCACAATTACTCTGTAAACAATAGTGAAAGGAAGATATTTCAGAGgcagattttcaagattaaatGTATCTACTTCAGACTCTGTAATACCCAGGCCATGTTACCTGTGTGGGCAATGTGTGAAGTTtggtttttctgtgttttttgtcgGAGCACACTGCCTTTATGCCATTGTAATGTATCTCTGTATACTGTGGTCGCATGTGATACAGTGTATGGCCAATTTCATGGTAAAGGGGAATTGATGCTACATGTGAAAAAACTTGTGAAATTGAACCTGGGATATCACATTCATTGTGTTTATGTTCTCAAATATCAGTGCATACACCATGTTACATACATTGTAAAAGCAACTTTCCTTCAATGGAAGTAGAATGAAAAAGGTTAACAGCTCCAGTGTATTGTAAAGAAGGCAATTCCATGAATATAAATAACGTGAAAGAGTAGACTACAGGTTGTAAATTCATCTTGTGTTTGATGGTCCATAAGAGGTAAACCAAATAGACATGCTTCAGCAACCCATTATTGTCTACTTCTGCAGTCATTCTCCATCATGCATTCAAGGTagtattaattcttgaccatctcagttgtaacattgaaaattcATGGTCCTGGAAACAAAATCTGTAGTCCTTGACCTTGTCCAAGGATGCGTTCAGCCTTGTAAGTAAATTCacttcaatatgcaaatgaaaaagtACTTCCAGAGGTTAGATAGGGAGGATAATGAACACAGCTAGTTCATGTCAACCAAGCACGTTGGATTTGGTGACACCATGAATTTACAGATATCCACAGCATAGCACTAATGTCAAGTAAAGAGATGTTGATACAGTTGATGTTGTACATAGGGACACATGGGTTTGTTTGATATAGCCATTATTAACTGTAAAAACCATGTAAGTTATGCATCATTAACAGTGATCACAACATAGATGCAGCAATATTGAACAGATTGATTTGTTTGACTGTAGATTTGTCCAatggttttggttattttgaaatattcaaagtCAATGCCATATCTGTCATACCGCTAGACCTTCAAAGGTAGCCATCAGCTTGCACTTACCGGCTATCTATGTAGctaagtaaattttcagatttaatgaGAGTAGATTTCCACCATGAAGAGCTTCCACAGCAACTTTCAGCCAGGTTTCATATGTTCAATTTGTACGTTCAATGCAACAGTGATGGAAGACAAAGCATCATGGCtgtcttttattttgttttgtcggCAAATATAAATgcagaaaatgaaattatagTGACTATTCCATCATCATGTTTTCACTCATGCTGTATTTCAGGTCGGACTTTTCACAGAGATAGGACCTCTTTCCTGCTTTGTCTCCAGACATGTAAGTATAGTTTGGAAAACGTTATTTATTCTATGCAGGTCTTGGTATAGAGTGATAGACCACAGAGAACTCCTCATCCTTTAGGGGGTGATACTGCTTGGTAGAACAGCAgattttgatgaaagaaaacgCGGTTGGGCGTATCGATAGCTTTTTTGTACTGGAAACTAATTGATACCCTGGTATGCCTATTTCCATCATCTGACACTCAAATGTGTCCGGGTAATAAACAACACTAATGTGTAAAATGATGCCAGTGTTTGCTTAAGTCAACAACTCTATTAGGATATTGAGCAGCTATATGGGCCCGGGTATCTTAAGGTGCATCGATTACTATTGGTAACATGGAGTGCCACTTCATACCTGTTGACTTAGCGTCTGACCCTTTCTAAACAAACATCACACCTTGAAACTCTGGTTATCAGTACTGtgttgttgtcatggtgatggCAATAACCATAAAAAATTAGGCATTTCTTGTCACATTAAAAGACTTTCAGGTGATTTATTCTAAACTTATAACCGTGCTGTCATTTTAG includes the following:
- the LOC139149967 gene encoding DNA-directed RNA polymerase II subunit RPB7; this translates as MFYHISLEHEILLHPRYFGPNLLNTVKQKLFTEVEGTCTGKYGFVIAVTTIDNIGAGMIQPSRGFVKYPVKYKAIVFRPFKGEVVDAVVTQVNKVGLFTEIGPLSCFVSRHSIPSDMEFDPNSNPPCYKTQDEDVVIQQDDEIRLKIVGTRVDATDIFAIGSLMDDYLGLVS